From Coriobacteriia bacterium:
ATGATGCAAGACCCCGATAAGCGAGATGACTACCGGCTCCTTGTCCAGACAAAACCCTCTGTCCTCCTCAGGGGAGAAACGCCCCGCCTCATCGACGAATGGCAAGAGCAGCCGCAGCTCTGGGATGCCGTGCGCTACGCCGTCGATCAGTCCGATCAGCCGGGCCGTTTCATCCTCACGGGATCGGCAACGCCGACCCAGAGGCCATCTCATTCGGGAACGGGCAGGATAGCATCCGTTGAGATGTCCCCCATGAGCCTCGCAGAATCAGGCGAGTCAACCCGCGAGGTATCTCTCTCCGCCCTCTTTTCCGGAAACTTTGACGTGCAAGGGTATTCAGGTTGCGACGTCGAGCGCATGGCCTATCTCGTTTGCCGCGGCGGATGGCCCCGAGCAGTCACGTCCCCATCTGACGCAGGTTCGCTCGAGATGGCATACGACTATCTCTCCGCAATCGCCGACGAAGACATATCCCGCACGGACGGTATACGCAGAAATCCGCAATACGCGCGTCTCATCATGCAGGAATACGCCAGATGCACGTCAACCCAGGCAGCACAGGCAACGATGCTGAAAGACCTCAAGATACGCGATATCGACCTGTCGAAAGATACCGTCAACGGATACATTGCCGCGCTCAGAAGGCTGTATGTGGTGCGCGACCTCCCAAGCTGGGCACCGTCCCTACGCTCTCGATCGCGCATCACAAAGACACCGACCAGGCACTTCACCTGTCCGTCAATAGCAGCTGCAGCCCTTGGCGCAAGCCCGGCGTCACTGCTGCGGGATACGTCGACGCTCGACCTCCTCTTTGAATCGCTCTGCGCAAGAGACATGCGCGTATATGCCCAGGCCCTCAAAGGCGAGGTGTTCCACTATCGAGACGAGGCGGGCCAGGAAGCCGATCTCGTCCTCCAGCTCCGAGACGGCAGATACGCCCTTCTCGAAGTAAAGCTCGGGGCCTCTCTCGTGGACGAGGGAGCCGCTAGTCTGATAAAGCTCGCGGGCAAAATCGATACCAGCGTGATGGGCAGTCCAGCTTTTTGCGCCGTCATCACGCCGGGCGGCTTTGCACAACGAAGGCAAGACGGGGTCTTTGTTCTGCCTATCACCTGCCTGAGCGCGTAGTCCCTCAACAAGGGACCGCGAGAAGTGCGGGAGACCT
This genomic window contains:
- a CDS encoding ATP-binding protein, encoding MVVKPEAVIMGTQKLEPGKYLPRFCDAMVREKLSYTGAVEIRGPKWCGKTQSALQLASSAVMMQDPDKRDDYRLLVQTKPSVLLRGETPRLIDEWQEQPQLWDAVRYAVDQSDQPGRFILTGSATPTQRPSHSGTGRIASVEMSPMSLAESGESTREVSLSALFSGNFDVQGYSGCDVERMAYLVCRGGWPRAVTSPSDAGSLEMAYDYLSAIADEDISRTDGIRRNPQYARLIMQEYARCTSTQAAQATMLKDLKIRDIDLSKDTVNGYIAALRRLYVVRDLPSWAPSLRSRSRITKTPTRHFTCPSIAAAALGASPASLLRDTSTLDLLFESLCARDMRVYAQALKGEVFHYRDEAGQEADLVLQLRDGRYALLEVKLGASLVDEGAASLIKLAGKIDTSVMGSPAFCAVITPGGFAQRRQDGVFVLPITCLSA